A window of Lacibacter sediminis contains these coding sequences:
- a CDS encoding peptidase M10, with protein sequence MALAQLIQSSNQLIIHSHFYIYGDAATETLAKQIGNDIAQHWNEPQANILYKHDWYKLIFEVKAVYEPQLKPEDVWYNTDPKLFFFRIEEYSPLDISFVDGIGSNTGFFKLANLLQTSTTAAHEYGHMIGLHHPKDLDIRGAGTPGIMYPRGTLCDPHFQYDASAMAGQKGGTLDPKHRKVLTEDIQQLKLHKLDYDEAGFAVLGDFTSIYHARYLPKE encoded by the coding sequence ATGGCGCTCGCTCAACTTATACAATCTTCTAATCAACTTATCATTCATTCCCATTTTTATATTTATGGAGATGCAGCGACTGAGACATTAGCCAAACAGATCGGCAATGATATTGCACAGCATTGGAATGAACCGCAGGCAAACATTCTTTATAAACACGATTGGTATAAATTGATTTTCGAAGTTAAAGCTGTATATGAACCACAACTGAAACCGGAAGATGTTTGGTATAATACCGATCCCAAGTTATTCTTTTTCCGCATTGAAGAGTATTCACCATTGGATATCTCGTTTGTGGATGGCATTGGCAGCAACACCGGTTTTTTTAAACTCGCCAACCTGTTACAAACATCAACAACTGCTGCACATGAGTATGGGCATATGATCGGTCTCCATCATCCCAAAGATTTGGACATTCGTGGTGCAGGAACGCCGGGCATCATGTATCCACGTGGTACGTTGTGCGATCCACATTTTCAATACGATGCTTCTGCAATGGCGGGACAAAAAGGCGGTACGCTGGATCCTAAACATCGCAAAGTATTAACAGAGGATATTCAACAACTCAAGCTCCACAAACTGGATTATGATGAAGCCGGTTTCGCCGTTCTTGGAGATTTTACAAGTATTTATCATGCACGTTACCTGCCAAAAGAATAA
- a CDS encoding ABC transporter ATP-binding protein translates to MSVLQVQDLKKTYGKIQALKGVSFEIPQGAVFGILGPNGSGKTTMLSIILDVLNADSGTYSWFGEPASPDLRKRIGSLLETPNFYHYLSAVNNLKITNSISGRGDAAAIDAVLQKVKLYERRNSKFSSFSLGMKQRLAIAAALLGDPQILVLDEPTNGLDPVGIMEIRELIIELSKKGHTIIMASHLLDEVEKVCTHVAILKLGTLVTSGSVEDVLVDEDVVEIGAADMVQLQNVLSNYPGKTTVTINAQTIQLHFPKGTASAEEVNRYCFNHGIALQYLSIKKKRLEERFFELTNN, encoded by the coding sequence ATGAGCGTATTACAGGTTCAGGATCTCAAAAAAACTTACGGAAAAATACAGGCACTGAAAGGTGTATCATTCGAAATACCGCAAGGTGCTGTGTTTGGTATTCTCGGCCCGAACGGAAGTGGTAAAACAACCATGCTCAGCATTATCCTCGATGTGCTGAATGCAGACAGTGGTACTTACTCCTGGTTTGGCGAACCCGCTTCACCCGATTTGCGCAAGCGCATCGGTTCTTTATTGGAGACACCCAACTTTTATCATTATCTCTCCGCTGTAAATAATTTAAAGATCACGAACAGCATCAGTGGCCGTGGCGATGCAGCAGCAATTGATGCTGTATTGCAGAAAGTAAAATTGTATGAACGTCGCAACAGTAAGTTCAGCAGTTTCAGTTTGGGTATGAAACAACGGTTAGCCATAGCTGCAGCATTACTCGGTGATCCGCAGATATTGGTACTGGATGAACCAACAAACGGGCTTGATCCTGTTGGTATCATGGAAATACGTGAACTGATCATTGAACTCAGCAAAAAAGGACATACGATTATCATGGCGAGTCACCTGCTCGATGAAGTGGAAAAAGTTTGTACACATGTGGCGATTTTGAAATTGGGAACATTGGTTACTTCAGGATCGGTTGAAGACGTTTTGGTAGATGAAGATGTAGTTGAAATTGGAGCTGCAGATATGGTGCAATTGCAAAATGTACTCAGCAATTATCCCGGCAAAACAACAGTAACCATCAATGCGCAAACCATACAATTGCATTTTCCAAAAGGTACTGCCAGTGCAGAAGAGGTGAATCGTTATTGTTTTAATCATGGTATTGCGTTGCAATATCTCTCCATCAAGAAAAAGAGGTTGGAAGAGAGATTCTTTGAACTTACTAACAACTAA
- a CDS encoding ABC transporter permease, which translates to MLHLLRTEWLKLKNYPGFWWIMGITVLSYPSINFMFYNIYKQNTANSKTAAQMLKMLIGNPFEFPEVFRTTAFASSLFVIIPAILVIMLITNEYTYKTNRQNVIDGWSRNEFLVAKFLNVVIISLIVIALYVIVTLSIGFSTTGSDVKDKFQLVHYIGLFSLQTFAQLSFAFLLGLLIKRAFIALGAFIFYKIIVENIGAELLNRYVHADTGRFLPTESSDLLTPVPAFLGRLDPKVYDHALSLINQQVFVTIGYVLIFWALVFWIYKKRDL; encoded by the coding sequence ATGCTTCACTTATTACGAACAGAGTGGCTGAAACTCAAAAATTATCCCGGCTTTTGGTGGATCATGGGTATAACAGTGTTGTCTTATCCCAGTATCAACTTCATGTTTTACAACATTTACAAGCAAAATACAGCCAATTCAAAAACTGCAGCACAAATGCTGAAGATGCTGATCGGCAATCCATTTGAATTTCCTGAAGTATTCCGAACGACAGCTTTTGCATCTTCATTGTTTGTAATAATTCCGGCTATTCTGGTGATCATGCTTATCACCAACGAGTATACCTACAAAACAAACCGGCAAAATGTAATTGATGGCTGGAGCAGGAATGAGTTTCTGGTTGCCAAGTTTTTAAATGTCGTGATCATTTCATTGATCGTAATTGCCCTTTATGTGATCGTTACACTCTCTATAGGATTTAGTACAACTGGTTCCGATGTAAAAGATAAATTTCAACTGGTTCATTATATTGGACTCTTTAGTTTACAGACATTTGCTCAATTATCGTTTGCTTTTTTGTTGGGTCTTCTTATTAAGCGAGCTTTCATTGCCTTAGGCGCATTCATCTTTTATAAAATCATTGTTGAAAATATTGGCGCTGAATTACTGAACAGATATGTGCATGCCGATACCGGTCGTTTTTTGCCGACTGAATCTTCTGATCTGTTAACACCTGTGCCAGCGTTTCTGGGAAGGCTCGACCCAAAAGTATATGATCATGCCCTAAGCCTCATCAATCAGCAAGTGTTTGTTACAATCGGATATGTGTTAATTTTCTGGGCATTGGTTTTCTGGATCTATAAAAAGCGTGACCTTTGA
- a CDS encoding 3-hydroxyacyl-CoA dehydrogenase/enoyl-CoA hydratase family protein has protein sequence MKRTIKKVAVLGSGVMGSRIACHFAGVGLQTILLDMVPKGFEESTKPAERNKLVNDALAAAIKSNPSPVYTKDVIKKITTGNFTDNMKDIASCDWVIEVVVERLDIKQLIFEQVEKFRKPGTLITSNTSGIPISMMAEGRSDDFKKHFCGTHFFNPPRYLRLLEIIPTKYTDQSVVDFLMNYGDLYLGKTTVLCKDTPAFIANRVGVFGMMAIMNAMEKMKLTIDEIEALTGPIIGRPKSATFRTGDVVGLDTLVKVAKGVAENCPDDEAKEIFAIPSWLNKMIENNWLGDKAGQGFFKKNKSAGGEKEILTLNLQTMEYGPRVKPKFASVEAAKPIDDLKTRLKMLFNSTDKAGEFYKQFHYSLFSYISHRIPEISDEVYRVDDAMMAGFGWEIGAFESWDVLGVAKTVDAMKAAGYKVAAWVDEMIASGATSFYKVENNKRVCYDPASKTYKVIPGGDAFIVMKNFENQTIWKNAACRTYHLGDDVLGLEWSTKMGSIGGEVLEGIQKTIALAEEKYKGVVIANDAAQFSAGANVGMIFMLAIEQEYDELDMAIRMFQNTMMRARYSSIPVVVAPHGLTLGGACELSLHSDKVCAAAETYIGLVELGVGLIPGGGGTKEFVLRAADEMHEDEPETITLKNRFLSIATAKVATSAKEGFEMGVFRKGLDEVVMNQGRRISEAKKSVIELFDSGYVAPVQRSDVKVLGRSALGALLAGINGMKTAGYATEHDSVVAKKLAYVMCGGDLSEPTLVTEQYLLDLEREAFLSLCGEKKSLERIQSVLKGGKPVRN, from the coding sequence TACAAACAATTTTATTGGATATGGTGCCGAAGGGTTTTGAAGAAAGCACCAAACCTGCTGAACGAAATAAATTAGTGAATGATGCATTGGCTGCGGCTATCAAAAGCAATCCATCGCCTGTCTATACCAAGGACGTCATCAAAAAAATTACTACGGGCAACTTCACCGATAACATGAAAGATATTGCTTCCTGCGATTGGGTGATAGAAGTTGTAGTGGAGCGTCTTGATATCAAACAACTCATTTTTGAACAGGTAGAAAAATTCCGAAAGCCTGGAACATTGATCACTTCCAATACTTCCGGTATTCCCATCAGTATGATGGCGGAAGGAAGAAGCGATGATTTCAAAAAACATTTCTGCGGTACCCATTTTTTTAATCCGCCACGCTATCTGCGTTTACTGGAAATTATTCCAACAAAATATACTGATCAGTCGGTAGTTGATTTCTTAATGAACTACGGTGATCTCTATCTGGGTAAAACAACTGTGTTATGTAAAGACACACCTGCATTCATCGCTAATCGTGTTGGTGTATTTGGGATGATGGCCATCATGAATGCAATGGAGAAAATGAAGTTGACCATTGATGAGATTGAAGCATTGACAGGTCCGATCATTGGCCGACCAAAATCTGCCACCTTCCGCACAGGTGATGTAGTTGGTTTGGATACATTGGTGAAAGTAGCGAAAGGAGTTGCAGAGAATTGTCCCGATGATGAAGCAAAAGAAATTTTTGCCATTCCTTCCTGGTTAAATAAAATGATTGAAAACAACTGGCTGGGTGATAAAGCCGGTCAGGGTTTCTTTAAGAAAAATAAAAGTGCCGGTGGTGAGAAAGAAATTCTCACACTCAACCTGCAGACCATGGAATATGGTCCACGTGTAAAACCAAAGTTTGCAAGTGTTGAAGCTGCAAAACCCATCGACGATCTCAAAACAAGATTGAAGATGTTGTTTAACAGTACCGATAAAGCCGGTGAGTTCTATAAACAGTTTCATTATAGTTTGTTCTCGTATATCTCACATCGTATTCCGGAGATCAGCGATGAAGTCTATCGTGTTGATGATGCAATGATGGCCGGTTTTGGCTGGGAAATCGGTGCATTTGAAAGCTGGGATGTATTGGGCGTTGCCAAAACAGTTGATGCCATGAAAGCTGCCGGTTATAAAGTAGCTGCGTGGGTGGATGAAATGATTGCAAGTGGTGCAACCAGTTTCTATAAAGTAGAAAATAACAAACGAGTTTGCTACGATCCTGCAAGTAAAACGTACAAAGTAATTCCGGGCGGCGATGCATTTATTGTGATGAAGAATTTCGAGAACCAGACTATTTGGAAAAATGCAGCCTGCAGAACTTATCATTTAGGTGATGATGTGTTGGGATTAGAGTGGAGTACAAAAATGGGCAGCATTGGCGGTGAAGTGCTGGAAGGTATTCAAAAAACAATTGCACTAGCAGAAGAGAAATATAAAGGAGTAGTGATTGCGAATGATGCAGCACAGTTCAGTGCAGGAGCCAATGTGGGTATGATCTTTATGCTCGCCATTGAACAGGAGTACGACGAACTTGATATGGCCATCCGTATGTTCCAGAATACGATGATGCGTGCACGCTATTCATCAATACCTGTTGTTGTTGCTCCACACGGTTTAACATTGGGTGGTGCATGCGAATTGAGTTTGCACAGTGATAAAGTTTGTGCAGCAGCAGAAACTTATATTGGACTTGTTGAACTTGGTGTTGGGTTGATTCCCGGTGGCGGTGGCACCAAAGAATTTGTATTACGTGCAGCCGATGAGATGCATGAAGATGAACCGGAAACCATCACGCTCAAAAACCGTTTCTTGTCAATAGCTACAGCAAAAGTTGCCACATCAGCAAAAGAGGGGTTTGAGATGGGTGTATTCCGCAAAGGACTGGACGAAGTAGTAATGAACCAAGGTCGCCGTATCAGCGAAGCAAAAAAATCCGTCATCGAATTATTCGATAGTGGTTATGTAGCTCCTGTACAACGCAGCGATGTAAAAGTCTTAGGTCGTTCTGCTCTTGGTGCATTGCTTGCCGGTATCAACGGAATGAAAACAGCAGGTTATGCAACAGAACATGATTCTGTTGTTGCAAAAAAACTGGCGTATGTGATGTGCGGTGGTGACTTAAGTGAACCCACATTGGTTACCGAACAATACTTACTCGATCTGGAAAGAGAAGCTTTCTTATCACTTTGTGGTGAAAAGAAATCGTTGGAAAGAATACAGAGTGTGTTGAAGGGTGGTAAGCCGGTGAGGAATTAA
- a CDS encoding DJ-1/PfpI family protein — MQYKVAVFIFNEVEVLDFAGPFEVFSVAGLRTLPEAPFDVFTVAQFETIQARNHLTIKPKYTLATAPNADIILIPGGGGRHADGTPFGSRREMNNPIVLNWVKEQAAHAKLVLSVCTGSLILGKAGLLDGLEATTHFKAIDGLKEISDQIHVKENVRFVDNGTVITSAGISAGLDMSLYTVGKLFGKETADETAKYMQYDYWKG; from the coding sequence ATGCAATACAAGGTCGCTGTTTTTATTTTCAACGAAGTAGAGGTATTGGATTTTGCTGGTCCGTTTGAAGTTTTTAGTGTCGCTGGTTTGCGAACACTGCCAGAAGCGCCGTTTGATGTGTTTACTGTTGCACAGTTTGAAACCATTCAAGCAAGAAATCATTTAACCATTAAGCCAAAGTATACATTAGCAACAGCACCTAACGCTGATATCATTCTCATTCCCGGTGGTGGTGGTCGCCATGCAGACGGAACTCCGTTCGGCAGCAGAAGAGAAATGAACAACCCGATTGTACTCAACTGGGTAAAAGAACAGGCTGCACATGCGAAGTTGGTCTTGAGTGTTTGTACCGGATCACTCATTTTGGGTAAAGCCGGGTTGCTTGACGGATTGGAAGCAACTACTCATTTCAAAGCGATTGATGGATTAAAAGAAATTTCCGATCAGATTCATGTAAAAGAAAATGTACGGTTTGTTGATAACGGAACAGTTATTACTTCAGCTGGGATCTCTGCAGGTCTCGATATGAGTTTGTATACGGTTGGTAAGTTGTTTGGTAAAGAAACAGCAGACGAAACAGCGAAGTATATGCAGTATGATTACTGGAAGGGATAA
- a CDS encoding TIGR01777 family oxidoreductase — protein sequence MATICITGGTGLIGKALTHYLSAKGHAIIILSRSAKNSNQPLVSYRQWNPENGTIDEKAIAETDYIIHLAGAGVADKRWTNKRKEEIRKSRVDGSALIVKALNEIPNKVKAVVSASGIGWYGPDKKNAFAETDPAYQDFLGITCEEWEQSIEPVTKLGKRLVKLRTGIVLSNDGGALVEFKKPLRFGLAAVLGSGKQIVSWIHINDLVRMYEYALENDQLNGAFNAVSPNPVSNKDLTLALATKMKGRAFITMPVPSFALKVVLGEMSIEVLKSATVSAAKIRNSGFQFLYPSLDAALNELIA from the coding sequence ATGGCAACAATTTGTATCACAGGAGGAACAGGTTTAATCGGCAAGGCGCTTACGCACTATTTATCGGCCAAAGGTCATGCCATTATTATTCTTAGCCGTTCCGCAAAAAACAGTAATCAGCCGCTTGTCAGTTATCGGCAATGGAACCCTGAAAACGGAACCATTGATGAGAAAGCCATTGCAGAAACAGATTACATTATTCACCTGGCAGGTGCTGGTGTGGCAGATAAACGCTGGACAAATAAACGAAAAGAAGAGATCAGGAAAAGTCGGGTAGATGGCAGCGCCCTAATTGTAAAAGCATTAAATGAAATTCCCAACAAAGTAAAGGCGGTGGTAAGTGCATCGGGCATTGGTTGGTATGGTCCTGATAAAAAAAATGCTTTTGCAGAAACCGATCCTGCTTACCAGGATTTCCTAGGCATTACCTGCGAAGAATGGGAACAAAGTATTGAACCTGTTACAAAACTTGGTAAACGTTTGGTAAAACTCCGCACAGGAATTGTGTTGAGTAATGATGGCGGAGCATTAGTTGAATTTAAAAAACCACTTCGTTTTGGTTTAGCTGCGGTGCTCGGAAGTGGCAAACAAATAGTGAGCTGGATACACATCAATGATCTTGTGCGCATGTATGAATATGCACTGGAGAATGATCAGTTAAACGGTGCGTTCAATGCGGTGTCACCAAATCCTGTTTCAAATAAAGATCTTACACTGGCGCTTGCAACAAAAATGAAAGGCCGAGCATTTATTACAATGCCGGTTCCATCTTTTGCATTGAAAGTAGTGCTTGGCGAAATGAGTATTGAAGTATTGAAAAGTGCAACAGTGAGTGCAGCAAAGATCAGGAACAGTGGTTTTCAATTTCTGTATCCCTCACTTGATGCTGCATTGAATGAATTGATCGCTTAA